The following proteins are encoded in a genomic region of Nocardioides renjunii:
- a CDS encoding protealysin inhibitor emfourin, which yields MTPRDTSADLVAAAPRCTFIPPWLVERVDGPEAAAHDEALRARRALEARSTPTAGPQVATGPDWIVHDAGSTTTLPGTPAREADQPATGDTAVDEAATGIEQTLRMFAEALQRDSHDDAGATVSITVHYGEAYNNAFWDGTQLVFGDGDGRVFERFTKPVDVLAHEFSHAVIEHTTGLAYQDQSGALNESVADAFASCLKQWLLEQTADAGDWLIGEGLFLPSVQARALRDMAAPGTAYDDPDLGTDPQVGHMDDYVETSNDNGGVHLNSGIPNKAFQLAAVAIGGRTIEGAGRIWYDALVSGDVPTDSDFATFAAATVAVAGQHADAVRQAWAQVGVEPAAPTGASTPAEQPVPAGAPAGRLRVERSGGFAGRTESVEVDLDDTVEPGLRALVDEAVVTAPTTGTPPMPDMFTYTFVVEGRDPVIVPEQLLSASQAELARRVLRGGPAAR from the coding sequence ATGACTCCTCGGGACACCTCCGCCGACCTGGTTGCCGCAGCACCTCGGTGCACCTTCATCCCGCCCTGGCTCGTCGAGCGCGTCGACGGACCCGAGGCTGCGGCGCACGACGAGGCCCTCCGTGCGCGGCGGGCCCTCGAGGCGCGTTCGACACCGACGGCCGGCCCGCAGGTGGCGACGGGACCGGACTGGATCGTCCACGACGCGGGATCGACGACGACCCTGCCCGGCACGCCGGCGCGAGAGGCGGACCAGCCGGCGACCGGCGACACGGCGGTCGACGAGGCCGCCACGGGGATCGAGCAGACGCTCCGGATGTTCGCCGAGGCCCTCCAGCGCGACTCCCACGACGACGCGGGCGCCACGGTGAGCATCACCGTGCACTACGGCGAGGCCTACAACAATGCCTTCTGGGACGGCACGCAGCTGGTCTTCGGCGACGGGGACGGCCGGGTCTTCGAGCGCTTCACCAAGCCGGTCGACGTGCTGGCCCACGAGTTCTCCCACGCCGTCATCGAGCACACCACCGGCCTGGCCTACCAGGACCAGTCGGGCGCGCTCAACGAGTCCGTCGCCGACGCCTTCGCCTCCTGCCTCAAGCAGTGGCTGCTCGAGCAGACGGCCGACGCGGGGGACTGGCTCATCGGCGAGGGCCTGTTCCTGCCGTCGGTGCAGGCCCGGGCGCTGCGCGACATGGCCGCTCCCGGCACGGCCTACGACGACCCCGACCTCGGCACCGACCCGCAGGTCGGCCACATGGACGACTACGTCGAGACCTCCAACGACAACGGCGGCGTCCACCTCAACTCCGGGATCCCCAACAAGGCCTTCCAGCTCGCCGCGGTGGCGATCGGGGGCCGCACGATCGAGGGCGCCGGCCGCATCTGGTACGACGCCCTCGTCAGCGGCGACGTCCCGACGGACTCCGACTTCGCCACCTTCGCCGCGGCGACCGTCGCGGTCGCCGGGCAGCACGCCGACGCGGTGCGGCAGGCGTGGGCGCAGGTCGGCGTGGAGCCGGCGGCGCCGACGGGTGCGTCGACCCCGGCGGAGCAGCCGGTGCCCGCGGGGGCGCCGGCGGGCCGGCTCCGCGTCGAGCGCAGCGGCGGCTTCGCCGGGCGTACGGAGTCGGTCGAGGTCGACCTCGACGACACCGTCGAGCCGGGCCTGCGCGCGCTGGTCGACGAGGCCGTGGTGACGGCCCCGACGACGGGCACGCCGCCGATGCCCGACATGTTCACCTACACGTTCGTCGTGGAGGGCCGCGACCCGGTCATCGTCCCCGAGCAGCTGTTGTCCGCCAGCCAGGCCGAGCTCGCCCGGCGGGTGCTGCGAGGCGGCCCGGCCGCGCGCTGA
- the typA gene encoding translational GTPase TypA encodes MPTQSRSDLRNVAIVAHVDHGKTTLVDAMLRQAGAFTAHQAESVADRVMDSGDLEREKGITILAKNTAVHYAGPAGGGQPMVINIIDTPGHADFGGEVERGLSMVDGIVLLVDASEGPLPQTRFVLRKALNADMPVILVVNKTDRSDARITEVVDESYELFMDLLDDSHSQDALDFPVVYASGKAGIASLEQPENGSMPEGSDLEPLFKTILETIPAPQYDDEAPLQAHVTNLDSSPFLGRLALLRVHQGTLKKGQTVAWMRRDGEVKNVRITELLVTEGLERKPGESAGPGDIVAIAGIPDITIGETLADAENPIALPLIHVDEPAISMTIGTNTSPLVGKVKGAKVTARLVKDRLDAELVGNVSLRVLPTERPDAWEVQGRGELALAILVEQMRREGFELTVGKPQVVTREVDGKVHEPYERLTIDAPEEYLGTITELLAARKGRMEGMTNHGTGWVRMDFVVPSRGLIGFRTDFLTETRGTGIAHHISEGYHPWAGEIRSRNNGSLVADRAGAATAYAMTSLQERGVLFVEPTTEVYEGMIVGENSRADDMDVNITKEKQQTNIRSATSDNFEKLIPPKRLSLEQCLEFCREDECVEVTPEQVRIRKVVLDANARAKTASRARKANK; translated from the coding sequence ATGCCCACCCAGTCCCGCTCCGACCTGCGCAACGTCGCGATCGTCGCGCACGTCGACCACGGCAAGACCACGCTGGTCGACGCGATGCTGCGCCAGGCCGGCGCCTTCACCGCGCACCAGGCCGAGAGCGTCGCGGACCGCGTCATGGACTCCGGCGACCTCGAGCGCGAGAAGGGCATCACCATCCTCGCCAAGAACACCGCGGTCCACTACGCCGGTCCGGCCGGCGGCGGCCAGCCGATGGTCATCAACATCATCGACACCCCCGGCCACGCCGACTTCGGCGGCGAGGTCGAGCGCGGGCTGTCCATGGTCGACGGCATCGTGCTGCTCGTCGACGCCTCCGAGGGCCCGCTCCCCCAGACCCGGTTCGTGCTGCGCAAGGCGCTCAACGCCGACATGCCGGTGATCCTCGTCGTCAACAAGACCGACCGCAGCGACGCCCGCATCACCGAGGTCGTCGACGAGTCCTACGAGCTCTTCATGGACCTGCTCGACGACTCGCACAGCCAGGACGCGCTGGACTTCCCCGTCGTCTACGCCTCGGGCAAGGCCGGCATCGCCTCCCTCGAGCAGCCCGAGAACGGCTCGATGCCGGAGGGCTCCGACCTCGAGCCGCTGTTCAAGACGATCCTGGAGACCATCCCGGCCCCGCAGTACGACGACGAGGCTCCGCTGCAGGCGCACGTCACCAACCTCGACTCCTCGCCGTTCCTCGGCCGGCTCGCGCTGCTCCGCGTCCACCAGGGGACGCTCAAGAAGGGCCAGACCGTGGCCTGGATGCGTCGTGACGGCGAGGTCAAGAACGTCCGGATCACCGAGCTCCTCGTCACCGAGGGCCTCGAGCGCAAGCCCGGCGAGTCCGCCGGTCCCGGCGACATCGTCGCCATCGCGGGCATCCCCGACATCACCATCGGCGAGACCCTGGCCGACGCCGAGAACCCGATCGCGCTGCCGCTCATCCACGTCGACGAGCCCGCGATCTCGATGACCATCGGCACCAACACCTCGCCGCTGGTCGGCAAGGTGAAGGGCGCCAAGGTCACCGCCCGCCTGGTCAAGGACCGCCTCGACGCCGAGCTCGTCGGCAACGTCTCGCTGCGCGTCCTGCCGACCGAGCGTCCCGACGCCTGGGAGGTCCAGGGCCGCGGCGAGCTGGCGCTGGCGATCCTCGTCGAGCAGATGCGCCGCGAGGGCTTCGAGCTCACCGTCGGCAAGCCGCAGGTCGTCACCCGCGAGGTCGACGGCAAGGTCCACGAGCCCTACGAGCGCCTCACCATCGACGCGCCGGAGGAGTACCTCGGCACGATCACCGAGCTCCTCGCCGCCCGCAAGGGCCGCATGGAGGGCATGACCAACCACGGCACCGGCTGGGTCCGCATGGACTTCGTCGTCCCGTCGCGTGGCCTCATCGGGTTCCGCACCGACTTCCTCACCGAGACCCGCGGCACCGGCATCGCGCACCACATCTCCGAGGGCTACCACCCGTGGGCCGGCGAGATCCGCTCGCGCAACAACGGCTCGCTGGTGGCCGACCGCGCCGGTGCGGCGACGGCGTACGCCATGACGTCGCTGCAGGAGCGCGGCGTGCTGTTCGTCGAGCCGACCACCGAGGTCTACGAGGGCATGATCGTCGGCGAGAACTCCCGCGCCGACGACATGGACGTCAACATCACCAAGGAGAAGCAGCAGACCAACATCCGGTCCGCCACCTCGGACAACTTCGAGAAGCTGATCCCGCCGAAGCGGCTCTCCCTCGAGCAGTGCCTGGAGTTCTGCCGCGAGGACGAGTGCGTCGAGGTCACCCCCGAGCAGGTGCGCATCCGCAAGGTCGTGCTCGACGCGAACGCGCGGGCCAAGACCGCGAGCCGCGCCCGCAAGGCCAACAAGTAG
- a CDS encoding reprolysin-like metallopeptidase, producing the protein MSHRIRSIAASLVVVLGAGVLVATVPVATAAPDDRTFAPLRGFDLSGSKIRVEPRAYAATRVDLAGLRDELPAGEGFAVVRIPAPDGSLQAFRVEQTQRMESGLAGAHPEIRTWSGRGMDDPRATVALDITPMGFHAFVRTPGGRSDWYVDPAFNRRGSTAHLSYFSADLPAPQRERTEGEITALRDTVRAAQAKDADAGKRVDRHFYRLALTSDPSYAAYFGTDNVLAEKVTLINRVNQIYNDDLATELRLVNETDKLNFDTEAEATGPDGPCGSAPCFDVADPGDPTTEDDDLPGDLDGCTILTLGQNRTVLGQLIGASSYDVGHIALGKDGGGVAYLGVVGGDYKGGGCTGLAEPKGDFFAIDYVAHEIGHQFGGNHTFNGAAGNCADNISEASVEPGSGSSVMAYAGICGRDDLQPHTDPYFSFLTVDEVEAVQSTPYNVIEVQTVSLRGFDADGETISLDFPGATGPITLTRGTDYTNAGVEAAVETLTGQDVSIAQWGYDEVFNSDEDGDPLVEPIDDRGFQVIFNEEPRMFFEGGPSDLDQAPLTVASGSAGVSGFVGETEKGGPADNNGIDLPQTDELADNTAPVVTAPAARTIPIRTPFALTGSGTDVDGDPLVYLWEQADFGSGTSLPDNRKVYGPLFRVFGDDAVVSDEDSLKSPSPGINLADGSPTRVFPDMAQILAGNTNAATGSCPPATGLPNRQLPDTLLDCYSEFLPGAEYLGSLGNTTPAIRFRLTARDLFPNGGGLAHDDVTLGIDPGAGPFLVTSQAGAGTTVPGGATVPVTWAVNNTQRLAANVKVSLSTDGGTTFGTVLAASTPNDGSERLTMPNVTSGDVRIKIEAVDNYFFDVNDASFKLAAVPSPETTVERGPKDGAIVLERKQRFRFGSSTAPATFECTLDGKEVDCADGSLTVRAKPGTHELVVAAVNAAGVADATPERRTFTRPHDDGAFRQSGRWTRVKDRKAYGNDYVASQDRGAELSKKVRRATRVVLVVTTTKQPALLNVYVGQKRIKTVNLRGKNRSQVLRKVDLRKARTGELRLVVVRGPVRVEGVAVVTD; encoded by the coding sequence ATGTCGCACCGGATCCGCAGCATCGCCGCCAGTCTCGTCGTCGTCCTGGGAGCGGGGGTGCTCGTCGCGACCGTCCCGGTCGCCACGGCGGCGCCCGACGACCGCACCTTCGCCCCGCTGCGAGGCTTCGACCTCAGCGGGTCCAAGATCCGTGTCGAGCCCAGGGCCTACGCCGCCACGCGGGTCGACCTCGCGGGGCTGCGCGACGAGCTCCCGGCCGGCGAGGGTTTCGCCGTGGTGCGGATCCCTGCCCCGGACGGCTCCCTGCAGGCCTTCCGCGTCGAGCAGACCCAGCGCATGGAGTCGGGGCTCGCGGGCGCGCACCCCGAGATCCGCACCTGGTCGGGACGCGGCATGGACGACCCGCGCGCCACCGTCGCGCTCGACATCACGCCGATGGGCTTCCACGCCTTCGTCCGCACGCCCGGTGGCCGCAGCGACTGGTACGTCGACCCGGCCTTCAACCGCCGCGGCTCCACCGCGCACCTGAGCTACTTCTCCGCCGACCTGCCGGCTCCGCAGCGCGAGCGCACGGAGGGCGAGATCACCGCGCTGCGCGACACCGTCCGGGCAGCGCAGGCCAAGGACGCGGACGCCGGCAAGCGCGTCGACCGCCACTTCTACCGTCTCGCCCTCACCAGCGACCCGTCCTACGCGGCCTACTTCGGCACCGACAACGTGCTGGCCGAGAAGGTCACGCTGATCAATCGCGTCAACCAGATCTACAACGACGACCTGGCCACCGAGCTGCGCCTCGTCAACGAGACCGACAAGCTCAACTTCGACACCGAGGCCGAGGCCACCGGCCCCGACGGGCCGTGCGGCTCCGCGCCGTGCTTCGACGTCGCCGACCCGGGCGACCCCACCACCGAGGACGACGACCTCCCCGGTGACCTCGACGGCTGCACGATCCTCACGCTCGGCCAGAACCGCACGGTCCTGGGCCAGCTCATCGGCGCCTCCAGCTACGACGTCGGCCACATCGCGCTCGGCAAGGACGGCGGCGGCGTCGCCTACCTCGGCGTCGTCGGCGGCGACTACAAGGGCGGCGGCTGCACCGGGCTGGCGGAGCCCAAGGGCGACTTCTTCGCGATCGACTACGTCGCGCACGAGATCGGGCACCAGTTCGGCGGCAACCACACCTTCAACGGAGCGGCCGGCAACTGCGCCGACAACATCTCCGAGGCCTCGGTCGAGCCGGGGTCGGGCTCGTCGGTCATGGCCTACGCCGGCATCTGCGGACGCGACGACCTGCAGCCGCACACCGACCCCTACTTCTCCTTCCTCACCGTCGACGAGGTCGAGGCCGTCCAGTCGACGCCCTACAACGTCATCGAGGTGCAGACGGTGTCGCTGCGCGGCTTCGACGCCGACGGCGAGACGATCAGCCTCGACTTCCCGGGGGCCACCGGTCCGATCACCCTCACCCGCGGCACCGACTACACCAACGCGGGCGTCGAGGCGGCCGTCGAGACCCTCACCGGCCAGGACGTGTCGATCGCCCAGTGGGGCTACGACGAGGTGTTCAACTCCGACGAGGACGGCGACCCCCTGGTCGAGCCGATCGACGACCGCGGCTTCCAGGTGATCTTCAACGAGGAGCCGCGGATGTTCTTCGAGGGCGGGCCCTCCGACCTCGACCAGGCGCCGCTGACGGTGGCCAGCGGCAGCGCCGGCGTCAGCGGGTTCGTCGGTGAGACCGAGAAGGGCGGGCCGGCCGACAACAACGGCATCGACCTGCCGCAGACCGACGAGCTCGCCGACAACACGGCGCCGGTGGTGACGGCGCCCGCTGCGAGGACGATCCCGATCCGCACGCCGTTCGCGTTGACCGGGTCCGGCACCGATGTCGACGGCGACCCGCTCGTCTACCTCTGGGAGCAGGCCGACTTCGGCTCGGGCACCAGCCTGCCGGACAACCGCAAGGTCTACGGTCCGCTGTTCCGCGTCTTCGGCGACGACGCGGTGGTCAGCGACGAGGACAGCCTGAAGTCCCCGTCGCCGGGCATCAATCTCGCCGACGGCAGCCCGACGCGGGTGTTCCCCGACATGGCGCAGATCCTCGCCGGCAACACCAACGCCGCCACGGGCAGCTGCCCGCCGGCCACGGGCCTGCCCAACCGGCAGCTGCCCGACACGCTCCTCGACTGCTACTCCGAGTTCCTCCCCGGGGCCGAGTACCTCGGCAGCCTCGGCAACACGACACCGGCGATCAGGTTCCGGCTGACGGCGCGCGACCTGTTCCCCAACGGCGGGGGGCTGGCGCACGACGACGTCACGCTCGGGATCGACCCCGGCGCGGGTCCGTTCCTCGTCACCTCCCAGGCCGGGGCCGGGACCACGGTCCCGGGCGGCGCCACGGTGCCGGTGACCTGGGCGGTCAACAACACCCAACGGCTCGCGGCCAACGTGAAGGTCTCGCTGTCGACCGACGGCGGGACGACGTTCGGCACCGTGCTCGCGGCCAGCACGCCCAACGACGGGTCCGAGCGGCTGACGATGCCCAACGTCACCAGCGGCGACGTACGCATCAAGATCGAGGCGGTCGACAACTACTTCTTCGACGTCAACGACGCCTCGTTCAAGCTCGCCGCCGTCCCGAGCCCGGAGACGACCGTCGAGAGGGGCCCGAAGGACGGAGCCATCGTGCTGGAGCGCAAGCAGCGCTTCCGCTTCGGCAGCTCCACCGCACCGGCCACCTTCGAGTGCACGCTCGACGGCAAGGAGGTCGACTGCGCGGACGGGTCCCTGACGGTGAGGGCCAAGCCCGGCACCCACGAGCTCGTCGTCGCCGCGGTCAACGCGGCCGGTGTCGCCGACGCGACCCCGGAGCGCCGGACGTTCACGCGTCCCCACGACGACGGCGCCTTCCGGCAGTCCGGTCGCTGGACGCGGGTGAAGGACCGCAAAGCCTATGGCAACGACTACGTCGCCTCGCAGGACCGCGGAGCGGAGCTGTCGAAGAAGGTGCGGCGCGCGACGCGGGTCGTGCTCGTGGTGACGACGACGAAGCAGCCGGCGCTGCTCAACGTCTACGTCGGCCAGAAGCGGATCAAGACGGTCAACCTGCGGGGCAAGAACCGCTCCCAGGTGCTGCGCAAGGTCGACCTCCGCAAGGCCCGCACCGGCGAGCTGCGACTCGTCGTGGTCCGCGGCCCGGTCCGGGTCGAGGGCGTCGCGGTCGTCACCGACTGA
- a CDS encoding M12 family metallo-peptidase has product MSYPRALRRAQRRAAAIAATSLAVVLTATGLQAFTAPATSSPAAQSAAGDDYWTSTNEQQRGAKGGNDARVQPRAYEAYTLDRPAIAQRLEQAPAEDASADPVVVRVPAPTGELVEFAVTESPVMQDGLAAAHPELRTYAGRGVEDPTASIRLDLTRTGFHASVRGAGEKAAWYVDPAYNGDQSLYVSYRGSDVPAPQRGLVEPELDHDLHQDLTQQQAAGEAPGTAVSLRTYRLALLNDPSYATYFGTANVLSEKVTLMNRVNHIYNDDLAIRMLLIDESDALNLDTAAEATEPNGPCGAAACFTPAQLTSCGSSTLSRNRIVLGQLVGASSFDVGHVALGVNGGGIAGLAVVGGDRKAAGCTGLPTPEGDFFAIDYVAHELGHQFGGPHTFNGTEYNCGGNRNGSPWEPGSGTSVMAYAGICQQDNLQPHTDPYFSQRSVTDLTTYVLTPRPAINEVQTVSLRGFDTDGESIILTFNGQTTAPIVRGTTWTTAAIDAAIEAVTGAGTVTVAAFGGSGDLTDAGFQVTFNGPGLAGVNQPQLSVAVASGDASGFVGETAKGGPIDNAGWQVTTTANRAPVATAPADRTIPIRTPFTLTGSATDPDGDALVHIWEQNDRGGATGVRLGSQAKADGPLFRIFGAYAPVTPAGTLEIESPGENIADGNPSRTFPDMAQIAANNTNVSGECPPMPAPPATGGASNVPVPVVECFAEWLPTAAYVGSAAAGNTEPSLNFRFTARDLDPEAGGYAYDDVKLTLDKAAGPFLVNSKNTPGAAVAGRTETVTWTVAGTNAPTMAPDVRISLSTDGGLTFPTVLVESTPNDGSAPVTWPNNGTTQARIKIEAVGNYFFDINNADFSIRPSLSVDGPGATTTTAAYGQGVSPAVELSATTGAVDADSISATASGLPTGLTLDRVEATADGVRPATARWAVRGKVTAAAGTYPVTVTISDGSNDPVERTFTVVVTGGPGDTTAPSTSIGSGPADGSVLLKRTARFGLVSSESPATFRCTLDGAPIACGDTLKVKKPSAGTHVVSVAAVDAAGNVDATPVTRTFTVPLDDGALKSRGAWKRVASAKAFGGDYARSRQQGATLSHRLRRATSVSLVVSTGRTSGPVEVFVGRDLVKTFALRGKGRTKQLRTVDLDGATSGNLRIVVAEDKQVRIEGVAITTTR; this is encoded by the coding sequence TTGTCCTACCCTCGCGCCCTCCGGCGGGCGCAGCGCAGAGCCGCCGCCATCGCCGCCACCTCTCTCGCCGTCGTCCTGACGGCCACCGGCCTCCAGGCGTTCACCGCCCCGGCCACCTCGTCGCCAGCCGCGCAGTCGGCAGCCGGGGACGACTACTGGACCTCCACCAACGAGCAGCAGCGCGGCGCGAAGGGCGGCAACGACGCCCGCGTCCAGCCGCGTGCCTACGAGGCCTACACCCTCGACCGCCCCGCGATCGCGCAGCGGCTCGAGCAGGCGCCCGCCGAGGACGCCTCCGCCGACCCGGTCGTGGTGCGTGTCCCGGCGCCGACCGGCGAGCTCGTGGAGTTCGCCGTCACCGAGTCGCCCGTCATGCAGGATGGCCTCGCCGCCGCGCACCCCGAGCTCCGGACGTACGCCGGTCGCGGGGTCGAGGACCCCACCGCGTCCATCCGCCTCGACCTGACCCGCACGGGCTTCCACGCCTCGGTGCGCGGAGCCGGTGAGAAGGCCGCCTGGTACGTCGACCCGGCCTACAACGGCGACCAGAGCCTCTACGTCTCCTACCGCGGCAGCGACGTCCCGGCGCCGCAGCGCGGCCTCGTCGAGCCCGAGCTCGATCACGACCTCCACCAGGACCTCACCCAGCAGCAGGCCGCCGGCGAGGCGCCCGGCACCGCGGTGAGCCTCCGGACCTACCGCCTCGCCCTCCTCAACGACCCGTCGTACGCGACGTACTTCGGCACCGCCAACGTGCTGAGCGAGAAGGTGACCCTGATGAACCGGGTCAACCACATCTACAACGACGACCTGGCGATCCGGATGCTGCTGATCGACGAGTCCGACGCCCTCAACCTGGACACGGCCGCCGAGGCGACCGAGCCCAACGGGCCGTGCGGCGCGGCCGCGTGCTTCACCCCCGCCCAGCTCACCAGCTGCGGCAGCTCCACCCTGAGCCGCAACCGCATCGTGCTCGGCCAGCTCGTCGGGGCGTCCAGCTTCGACGTCGGCCACGTCGCCCTCGGCGTCAACGGCGGCGGCATCGCCGGCCTGGCCGTCGTCGGTGGCGACCGCAAGGCGGCCGGCTGCACCGGGTTGCCGACGCCCGAGGGCGACTTCTTCGCCATCGACTACGTCGCACACGAGCTCGGGCACCAGTTCGGTGGTCCGCACACCTTCAACGGGACCGAGTACAACTGCGGCGGCAACCGCAACGGCTCGCCGTGGGAGCCCGGCTCGGGCACCTCGGTGATGGCCTACGCCGGCATCTGCCAGCAGGACAACCTCCAGCCGCACACCGACCCGTACTTCTCGCAGCGCAGCGTCACCGACCTCACCACCTACGTCCTCACTCCGCGCCCCGCCATCAACGAGGTGCAGACCGTGTCGCTGCGCGGCTTCGACACGGACGGCGAGTCGATCATTCTCACCTTCAACGGCCAGACCACCGCGCCCATCGTCCGGGGCACGACCTGGACCACGGCCGCCATCGACGCGGCCATCGAGGCCGTCACCGGTGCCGGCACCGTCACGGTGGCCGCGTTCGGCGGGTCCGGCGACCTCACCGACGCCGGCTTCCAGGTGACCTTCAACGGCCCCGGCCTCGCCGGCGTCAACCAGCCGCAGCTCTCGGTGGCCGTCGCCAGCGGCGACGCCTCGGGCTTCGTCGGCGAGACCGCCAAGGGCGGCCCCATCGACAACGCCGGCTGGCAGGTCACGACCACGGCCAACCGGGCACCCGTCGCCACGGCGCCGGCGGACAGGACCATCCCGATCCGGACGCCGTTCACGCTGACCGGCTCGGCCACCGACCCCGACGGCGACGCCCTGGTCCACATCTGGGAGCAGAACGACAGGGGCGGCGCGACCGGCGTACGCCTCGGCAGCCAGGCCAAGGCGGACGGCCCGCTGTTCCGCATCTTCGGTGCGTACGCCCCGGTGACGCCGGCCGGCACGCTCGAGATCGAGTCGCCCGGGGAGAACATCGCGGACGGCAACCCCAGCCGCACCTTCCCGGACATGGCGCAGATCGCGGCCAACAACACGAACGTCAGCGGTGAGTGCCCGCCGATGCCGGCGCCGCCGGCGACCGGCGGTGCGAGCAACGTGCCGGTGCCCGTGGTGGAGTGCTTCGCCGAGTGGCTGCCCACGGCGGCGTACGTCGGGTCGGCAGCGGCCGGCAACACCGAGCCGTCGCTCAACTTCCGCTTCACCGCTCGCGACCTCGACCCCGAGGCGGGCGGATACGCCTACGACGACGTCAAGCTCACCCTCGACAAGGCCGCCGGCCCGTTCCTGGTGAACTCCAAGAACACGCCCGGAGCCGCGGTCGCCGGTCGCACCGAGACCGTGACCTGGACGGTGGCGGGCACGAACGCGCCGACGATGGCACCCGACGTCCGGATCAGCCTGTCGACCGACGGCGGGCTGACCTTCCCGACGGTGCTGGTGGAGAGCACGCCCAACGACGGCAGCGCGCCGGTCACCTGGCCCAACAACGGGACGACGCAGGCCCGGATCAAGATCGAGGCGGTCGGCAACTACTTCTTCGACATCAACAACGCCGACTTCTCGATCCGGCCCTCGCTGTCGGTCGACGGCCCCGGCGCCACCACCACGACCGCGGCCTACGGCCAGGGCGTGAGCCCGGCCGTGGAGCTGTCGGCCACCACGGGCGCCGTGGACGCCGACAGCATCAGCGCCACCGCGTCGGGACTGCCGACCGGGCTGACCCTGGACCGGGTCGAGGCCACCGCCGACGGGGTCCGTCCCGCCACGGCACGCTGGGCGGTGCGGGGCAAGGTCACCGCTGCTGCCGGGACCTATCCCGTCACGGTGACGATCTCCGACGGGTCGAACGACCCGGTGGAGCGCACGTTCACGGTGGTCGTGACCGGTGGCCCGGGCGACACCACGGCGCCGAGCACGTCGATCGGCTCAGGTCCGGCCGACGGGTCGGTGCTGCTGAAGCGCACGGCGCGGTTCGGCCTGGTCTCCTCCGAGTCGCCGGCCACCTTCCGGTGCACGCTGGACGGTGCGCCGATCGCCTGCGGTGACACGCTCAAGGTCAAGAAGCCGTCCGCGGGCACGCACGTCGTGTCCGTCGCCGCCGTCGACGCCGCGGGCAACGTGGACGCCACCCCGGTCACGCGCACCTTCACCGTCCCGCTCGACGACGGTGCCCTGAAGAGCCGGGGGGCCTGGAAGCGCGTGGCTTCGGCGAAGGCCTTCGGCGGCGACTACGCGCGCTCCCGGCAGCAGGGCGCGACCCTGTCGCACCGGCTGCGCCGGGCCACGAGCGTGAGCCTCGTCGTGAGCACCGGCAGGACGTCCGGCCCGGTCGAGGTCTTCGTCGGCCGTGACCTGGTCAAGACGTTCGCGCTGCGCGGCAAGGGCAGGACCAAGCAGCTGCGCACGGTCGACCTCGACGGAGCGACCTCCGGGAACCTCCGGATCGTGGTGGCCGAGGACAAGCAGGTCCGCATCGAGGGCGTGGCGATCACCACCACCCGCTGA